A region of Scleropages formosus chromosome 2, fSclFor1.1, whole genome shotgun sequence DNA encodes the following proteins:
- the mtg2 gene encoding mitochondrial ribosome-associated GTPase 2, whose translation MTVSLGLVQRWLVQDVIRMSRKVPKLRRVSGCTSGKAVVLGHYYTSSSLATKTKEFSRKKEISEKKLTRHFIDHRKVRLIAGSGGKGACSFLSEPRKEWGGPDGGNGGDGGNIVLKVDQQVKSLSMITPVYRGKDGESGGSKNCYGRSASTTYIPVPVGTIVKENGKKVADLSHHGQEYVAVFGGAGGKGNRFFLSNENRAPLSATPGEKGQERVLQLELLTMAHAGLVGFPNAGKSSLLRAVSNAKPAVAAYPFTTLNPHVGIVKYQDHEQVAVADIPGIIRGAHLNRGLGISFLRHIERCRFLLFVLDLSIAEPWTQLQDLRFELEKYEPGLSRRPQAVVANKMDLPEAQENLTELRCREKQRVIPVSALTGDNVEELILHLRELYDGYLEAEERVGAKPMKW comes from the exons ATGACAGTCTCACTTGGGCTTGTGCAAAGATGGCTTGTGCAGGATGTCATCAGGATGTCCAGAAAAGTGCCCAAACTGAGAAGAGTGTCCGGGTGCACAAGTGGAAAAGCGGTTGTGCTGGGACACTACTATACCAGCTCTTCCCTGGCCACCAAAACAAAGGAATTCAGTAGGAAAAAAGAGATTTCAGAGAAGAAGCTG ACTCGTCACTTTATTGATCACCGCAAAGTCAGGCTAATTGCTGGGTCCGGTGGCAAGGGGGCCTGCTCTTTCCTCAGCGAGCCCAGGAAGGAATGGGGTGGTCCAGATGGTGGAAATGGTGGAGATGGTGGAAACATAGTGCTTAAAG TTGACCAGCAGGTAAAATCACTGTCAATGATCACACCAGTTTACCGGGGGAAGGATGGAGAATCTGGCGGCAGTAAAAACTGCTATGGCCGCAGTGCCAGCACCACCTATATTCCA GTGCCTGTCGGAACCATAGTGaaggaaaatgggaaaaaggtGGCGGACCTCTCTCATCACGGCCAAGAGTATGTGGCGGTGTTTGGTGGAGCTGGTGGGAAGGGGAACCGCTTTTTCTTGTCCAATGAGAACCGCGCCCCACTTTCAGCCACCCCTGGGGAGAAGGGTCAAGAGCGGGTTCTACAGCTAGAACTGCTCACCATGGCACACGCGGGGCTG GTTGGATTTCCAAATGCAGGGAAGTCCTCTCTTCTGCGGGCCGTTTCCAATGCAAAACCAGCTGTAGCTGCGTATCCCTTCACCACACTGAACCCTCATGTGGGCATTGTGAAGTATCAAGACCATGAGCAAGTGGCAG TGGCAGATATCCCGGGAATCATCAGGGGGGCGCACCTAAACCGTGGCCTAGGGATCTCCTTCCTGCGACACATCGAGAGATGCCGTTTCCTGCTCTTCGTTTTGGACCTTTCAATAGCAGAACCTTGGACCCAGCTTCAAGACCTGCGGTTCGAGCTAGAGAAGTACGAGCCTGGCTTGTCCCGGCGCCCACAAGCTGTAGTGGCTAATAAGATGGACCTGCCTGAAGCCCAGGAGAACCTTACTGAGCTGAGGTGTCGTGAGAAACAGAGGGTGATCCCTGTGTCTGCACTAACAGGTGACAATGTGGAGGAGCTGATCCTCCACCTTCGGGAGCTATACGATGGTTACCTGGAGGCAGAGGAACGTGTTGGAGCAAAGCCTATGAAGTGGTAA